A single window of Neurospora crassa OR74A linkage group VII, whole genome shotgun sequence DNA harbors:
- a CDS encoding phosphatidyl synthase has product MPARQVSASSFAEEFDAARNRLTKLDFEQEQEHEPGHDHEDESPMASPSLSSSDSLTSEEPSPLESDNGENDDATPFTPMVDPDSDNVADNFAFAFDIDGVLVRGGKPIPEAIEAMKVLNGENEYGIKVPYIFLTNGGGKFESERCADLSRQLDMTVSEGQFICGHTPMRELSSRYRDCSVLVVGGEGETCRLVAESYGFHDVITPGDILKANASTAPFRRLTPAEHAASRDLLFSRGRGRRHRRHRPEVVRKLSDIVISAVFVFADSRDWASDLQIILDVAQSRGGRLETRSETFDEGPPIYFSHSDVVWSAAHEHVRLGMGALRKMVETVFEETTGGKKLVTHAFGKPQVGTFEFAERLLRQWRAEKHGLGLGTLHGRSQKPAVRTVYFVGDTPESDIKGTNAMDEKSGREGTEWYSILVKTGVYQEGTEPRYRPRKLVDNVLDAVHHGIRREMARKRTTSGGRLLSLDEDVFKNVGERRMPEIVERVGPFSEQ; this is encoded by the exons ATGCCCGCTCGTCAGGTCTCCGCCAGCAGCTTCGCTGAAGAGTTTGACGCTGCTCGAAACCGGCTTACGAAGCTGGACTTTGAGCAGGAGCAAGAGCATGAGCCAGGACATGATCACGAGGATGAAAGCCCCATGGCCTCGCCCTCTTTGTCCTCAAGCGACTCTCTCACTTCCGAGGAGCCGTCTCCTCTGGAGAGCGATAACGGGGAAAATGATGATGCCACTCCCTTCACCCCGATGGTGGACCCGGACAGCGACAACGTGGCAGACAACTTTGCCTTTGCCTTTGACATCGACGGCGTCTTGGTGCGGGGCGGGAAGCCGATCCCGGAAGCTATTGAGGCGATGAAGGTGCTCAACGGTGAGAACGAGTACGGTATCAAAGT ACCCTACATCTTCCTcaccaacggcggcggcaaatTCGAATCCGAGCGGTGCGCCGACCTCTCGCGCCAACTCGACATGACCGTCTCCGAAGGCCAATTCATCTGCGGCCACACGCCCATGCGCGAGCTTTCCTCTCGCTACCGCGATTGCTCCGTCCTCGTCGTAGGCGGCGAAGGCGAAACGTGCCGACTGGTCGCCGAGTCCTACGGGTTCCACGACGTCATCACGCCCGGCGACATTCTCAAAGCCAACGCCAGCACCGCTCCCTTTCGCCGGCTCACGCCCGCCGAACACGCTGCCTCGCGCGACCTTTTGTTCAGCCGCGGCCgcggccgccgccaccgccgccaccgcccgGAAGTTGTAAGAAAGTTAAGCGACATCGTCATCTCCGCTGTTTTTGTCTTTGCCGATAGTCGTGATTGGGCGTCGGATTTGCAGATTATCTTGGACGTTGCGCAGTCGCGCGGCGGCAGGCTGGAGACGCGGTCGGAGACGTTTGATGAAGGCCCGCCAATCTATTTCTCGCATAGTGATGTGGTGTGGTCGGCGGCGCACGAACACGTGCGGTTGGGAATGGGTGCGCTGCGCAAGATGGTGGAGACGGTGTTTGAGGAGACGACGGGCGGGAAGAAGTTGGTTACGCACGCGTTTGGGAAGCCGCAGGTGGGCACGTTTGAGTTTGCTGAGCGGTTGCTGAGGCAGTGGCGGGCGGAGAAGcatgggcttgggcttgggactTTACACGGGCGATCCCAGAAACCGGCTGTGAGGACGGTGTATTTTGTTGGGGATACGCCGGAGAGTGATATCAAGGGGACGAATGCCATGGATGAAAAGagcgggagggaggggacGGAGTGGTATTCGATTTTGGTCAAGACGGGGGTGTATCAGGAGGGCACGGAGCCGAGATACAGACCGAGGAAGTTGGTGGACAATGTGCTGGATGCGGTTCATCATGGGATCAGGAGGGAGATGGCGAGGAAAAGGACGACTTCGGGAGggaggttgttgtcgttggaTGAGGATGTGTTCAAGAATgtgggggagaggaggatgccGGAGATCGTTGAGAGGGTTGGGCCGTTTTCTGAGCAGTGA
- a CDS encoding mitochondrial large ribosomal subunit has product MSLNVPSRRLLKSAPSSANALVPALQSLSINTRSIHTTPSQQWSLFGWGKQKVEERNKVKEELKQSELARTRKPTQEEIFERVRGRLEGDSIFADTTPSSQLAAEQDKHKDWATASAEKKLAAAHAKDQTPTGISLKKDHLVRVVDPDPRSRVRWERKMVIRKLQRGTDPWSVEPKAERIARTERKLVYKTGYLPTSVKKLVHLSRQIRGKTVSEALVQMQFSKKKMAKEVKTELLRAEAKAIVTRGMGLGKAAAAAAQKETGAEPVKIQTKDGKHLEIRDPTRIYVAETFVNKGFTRGVELDYRARGRVFKMNKPTTTMTVVLKEEKTRIREHQERVAKKLRQGPWVHLPDRPVTSQRQFYSW; this is encoded by the exons ATGAGTCTCAATGTGCCGTCCAGGCGGCTCCTGAAGAGCG ccccctcctccgccaacgCCCTCGTCCCGGCCCTCCAGTCCCTCTCCATCAACACCCGATCCATCCACACCACCCCCTCCCAACAATGGAGTCTCTTCGGCTGGGGCAAGCAAAAGGTGGAAGAGCGTaacaaggtcaaggaggagctCAAGCAGAGCGAGCTCGCCCGCACCCGGAAGCCCACGCAGGAAGAGATCTTTGAGCGCGTCCGCGGCCGTCTCGAAGGCGACTCCATCTTCGCCGACACCACCCCTTCATCCCAACTGGCCGCCGAGCAGGACAAGCACAAGGACTGGGCGACCGCCAgcgccgagaagaagctggcCGCCGCGCACGCCAAGGACCAGACGCCGACGGGCATCTCGCTGAAGAAGGACCACCTGGTGCGCGTCGTCGACCCGGACCCGCGCTCGCGCGTGCGGTGGGAGCGCAAGATGGTGATCCGCAAGCTGCAGCGCGGCACGGACCCGTGGAGCGTCGAGCCCAAGGCGGAGCGCATCGCCCGCACCGAGCGCAAGCTGGTGTACAAGACGGGCTACTTGCCCACCTCGGTCAAGAAGCTGGTGCACCTGTCGCGCCAGATCCGCGGCAAGACGGTGTCGGAGGCCCTGGTGCAGATGCAGttcagcaagaagaagatggccaAGGAGGTCAAGACGGAGCTGCTTAGGGCCGAGGCCAAAGCCATTGTCACGCGCGGTATGGGCTTGggcaaggccgccgccgccgccgctcagAAGGAGACTGGCGCGGAGCCCGTCAAGATCCAGACCAAGGACGGCAAGCACCTGGAGATCCGCGACCCGACGCGCATCTACGTTGCCGAGACCTTTGTCAACAAGGGTTTCACCAGAGGTGTTGAGCTCGATTATCGTGCCAGAGGCAGGGTGTTTAAGATGAACAAGCCCACTACTA CCATGACCGTCGTCctcaaggaagaaaagacgCGCATCCGCGAACACCAAGAACGCGTCGCCAAGAAGCTCCGCCAGGGTCCCTGGGTTCACCTTCCCGACCGTCCCGTTACTTCCCAGCGCCAGTTCTACTCTTGGTAA